In Oscillatoria acuminata PCC 6304, a single window of DNA contains:
- the rpsL gene encoding 30S ribosomal protein S12: protein MPTIQQLIRTERQKIEKKTKSPALKSCPQRRGVCTRVYTTTPKKPNSALRKVARVRLTSGFEVTAYIPGIGHNLQEHSVVMIRGGRVKDLPGVRYHIIRGTLDTAGVKDRRQGRSKYGAKRPKA from the coding sequence ATGCCCACAATCCAACAACTGATTCGTACCGAACGGCAGAAGATCGAAAAGAAAACCAAATCGCCTGCACTCAAGAGTTGTCCTCAGCGTCGGGGCGTTTGTACGAGAGTTTACACCACCACACCGAAAAAACCGAACTCAGCCCTCAGAAAAGTAGCACGGGTTCGTCTGACCTCTGGATTTGAAGTCACCGCCTACATTCCAGGCATTGGTCATAACCTACAAGAACACTCCGTCGTGATGATCCGAGGCGGCAGGGTCAAGGATTTACCCGGAGTTCGTTACCACATCATCCGTGGGACTTTAGATACTGCTGGAGTCAAAGACCGCCGTCAAGGGCGTTCTAAATATGGGGCCAAGCGTCCTAAGGCTTAA
- a CDS encoding HesB/IscA family protein — MIQLSKAAVTEIKRIQSKQSNPNVWFRLGVEPGGCAGWYYTMAFDEQCNPDDLICECDGVQVTVDSRILDYLNGLTVDYSQDLMGGGFRFHNPKAAKTCGCGNSFSIVESSTP, encoded by the coding sequence ATGATTCAGCTGAGTAAAGCAGCCGTCACCGAAATTAAACGCATCCAGTCCAAACAGTCCAACCCCAATGTCTGGTTTCGTCTCGGCGTTGAACCGGGGGGTTGTGCTGGGTGGTACTATACGATGGCGTTTGACGAACAGTGCAACCCCGATGATCTCATCTGTGAGTGCGATGGCGTTCAAGTGACGGTCGATAGCCGCATCCTCGACTATCTCAACGGCCTGACTGTAGATTACTCGCAGGATTTGATGGGAGGGGGGTTCCGCTTCCATAACCCCAAGGCTGCCAAGACTTGTGGCTGTGGTAACTCCTTCTCGATTGTTGAGTCCTCCACCCCCTAG
- a CDS encoding cupin domain-containing protein: protein MANAQEILHPLATAASSSSAMVAATELRPWGSFTVLEDAKGYKIKRIEVKPGHRLSLQMHHHRSEHWIVVCGTARVVCGDQELMLTSNQSTYVPQCTNHRLENPGVIPLVLIEVQNGEYLGEDDIVRFQDDYARAK from the coding sequence ATGGCTAACGCTCAAGAAATTCTTCATCCCTTGGCAACTGCTGCCTCTTCATCCTCTGCGATGGTGGCAGCAACCGAACTCCGCCCTTGGGGTTCGTTCACGGTTTTAGAAGATGCCAAGGGATATAAAATCAAGCGGATTGAAGTCAAACCCGGTCACCGCCTCAGTTTGCAAATGCACCACCATCGCAGCGAACATTGGATCGTGGTTTGTGGGACGGCGCGGGTGGTTTGCGGAGACCAAGAACTGATGCTCACCAGTAATCAGTCTACTTATGTGCCGCAATGCACGAATCATCGTCTGGAAAATCCTGGGGTGATTCCTTTGGTTTTGATTGAGGTTCAAAATGGGGAATATTTGGGTGAAGATGATATCGTCCGCTTCCAAGATGACTACGCCCGGGCTAAATAA
- the rpsG gene encoding 30S ribosomal protein S7 produces MSRRTGSQKRSVTPDPVYNSRLVGMMVRRVMKSGKKSVAFNIVYNAMKTIEERTGADALEVFEKAVKNVTPLVEVKGRRVGGATYQVPMEVRSDRGTALALRWIIHFSRTRAGRTMAMKLANELMDAANETGNAIRKREETHRMAEANKAFAHYRY; encoded by the coding sequence ATGTCTCGTCGCACTGGTAGTCAAAAACGTTCTGTTACTCCCGATCCAGTTTATAACAGCCGCTTGGTTGGTATGATGGTGCGGCGTGTAATGAAGAGTGGCAAAAAGTCAGTCGCCTTCAATATTGTTTACAACGCCATGAAAACCATCGAAGAAAGAACCGGCGCAGATGCTCTGGAAGTCTTTGAAAAGGCGGTCAAAAACGTGACTCCCCTGGTGGAAGTCAAAGGCCGTCGGGTTGGCGGGGCCACCTATCAAGTCCCGATGGAAGTTCGGTCCGATCGCGGTACAGCTTTAGCATTGCGCTGGATCATTCACTTTTCCAGAACCCGCGCAGGTCGCACGATGGCCATGAAATTAGCCAACGAATTAATGGATGCCGCCAACGAAACCGGCAACGCAATCCGCAAACGGGAAGAAACCCATCGGATGGCAGAAGCCAATAAAGCGTTCGCGCACTATCGTTACTAA
- the fusA gene encoding elongation factor G, giving the protein MARTVPLEKVRNIGIAAHIDAGKTTTTERILFYSGVVHKIGEVHDGNTVTDWMEQERERGITITAAAITTSWKDNQINIIDTPGHVDFTIEVERSMRVLDGVIAVFCSVGGVQPQSETVWRQADRYKVPRIAFINKMDRTGANFYRVYDQICDRMRTNAVAIQLPIGNEDQFSGIIDLVRMKARIYTNDIGTDIQEGEIPDDMIELAKKYRTKLIEAVADTSDALTEKYLEGEEFTEQEIVAALRKGTITGQIVPTMCGSAFKNKGVQLLLDAVVDYLPAPIDVPPIQGTLPNGEEIFRSADDNAPLSALAFKIMADPYGRLTFIRVYSGVLEKGSYVLNSTKDKKERISRLIVMKADDRIEVDELRAGDLGAAVGLKDTFTGDTICSSDSPVILESLFIPEPVISVAVEPKTKQDMEKLSKALQSLSQEDPTFRVSIDSETNQTVIAGMGELHLEILVDRMLREFKVEANVGAPQVAYRETIRKAVKAEGKFIRQSGGKGQYGHVVIQLEPGDPGTGFEFVSKIVGGTVPKEYISPAEQGMKEACESGILAGYPMIDIKATLVDGSYHDVDSSEMAFKIAGSMAIKEGVMKASPVLLEPMMKVEVEVPENFLGDVMGDLNSRRGQIEGMGSEQGIAKVTAKVPLAEMFGYATDIRSKTQGRGIFTMEFSRYEEVPRNVAEPIIAKSKGNA; this is encoded by the coding sequence GTGGCACGGACTGTCCCGCTTGAGAAAGTGCGAAACATAGGAATCGCCGCCCACATCGATGCGGGCAAGACCACAACGACGGAGCGGATTCTGTTTTATTCCGGTGTGGTTCACAAAATCGGTGAGGTGCATGATGGCAACACCGTGACAGACTGGATGGAGCAAGAGCGAGAGCGGGGCATTACCATCACGGCTGCTGCGATCACCACCAGTTGGAAAGACAACCAGATCAACATTATTGACACCCCCGGTCACGTAGACTTCACTATTGAAGTGGAGCGCTCCATGCGTGTACTCGATGGCGTGATTGCCGTCTTCTGTTCCGTGGGTGGAGTTCAGCCGCAATCCGAAACCGTGTGGCGTCAAGCCGATCGCTATAAAGTGCCGCGCATCGCGTTTATCAACAAGATGGACCGCACTGGGGCGAACTTTTACAGAGTTTACGATCAGATTTGCGATCGAATGCGGACTAACGCCGTGGCGATCCAACTCCCGATCGGCAACGAAGACCAATTCTCTGGCATCATCGACTTGGTGCGGATGAAGGCTCGGATCTACACCAATGATATCGGCACGGATATTCAAGAAGGCGAGATTCCGGATGACATGATCGAACTCGCTAAAAAGTATCGGACCAAGCTGATTGAAGCCGTGGCCGATACCAGTGATGCCTTAACCGAAAAATACCTCGAAGGTGAAGAATTTACCGAGCAAGAAATTGTCGCGGCTTTACGGAAGGGAACCATCACGGGTCAGATTGTCCCGACGATGTGCGGTTCAGCATTCAAAAACAAAGGAGTGCAGCTCTTGTTAGATGCTGTGGTAGATTATCTACCGGCTCCCATTGACGTGCCACCGATCCAAGGAACCCTCCCCAACGGAGAGGAAATCTTCCGCAGCGCCGATGATAATGCTCCCCTCTCGGCATTAGCCTTCAAAATTATGGCTGATCCCTACGGGCGTCTGACCTTTATTCGGGTCTATTCCGGCGTTTTGGAAAAAGGCAGTTACGTTCTCAACTCCACCAAGGATAAGAAAGAACGGATTTCCCGCTTGATTGTCATGAAAGCTGACGATCGCATTGAAGTCGATGAACTGCGCGCCGGGGACCTCGGTGCCGCTGTCGGTCTAAAAGACACCTTCACTGGCGATACCATTTGCTCCTCGGATAGTCCGGTGATTCTGGAATCCCTGTTCATTCCTGAACCCGTGATCTCCGTGGCGGTGGAACCCAAGACCAAGCAAGACATGGAGAAGCTGTCGAAAGCACTGCAATCCTTGTCCCAAGAAGACCCCACCTTCCGGGTGAGCATCGATTCCGAAACCAATCAAACCGTGATTGCCGGGATGGGTGAACTCCACCTCGAAATTCTGGTGGATCGGATGTTGCGTGAGTTTAAGGTAGAAGCCAACGTGGGTGCACCCCAAGTTGCTTACCGAGAAACGATTCGCAAAGCCGTCAAAGCCGAAGGCAAATTTATTCGCCAAAGCGGTGGTAAAGGTCAGTACGGTCACGTGGTCATCCAACTCGAACCGGGTGATCCGGGTACGGGATTTGAGTTTGTCTCGAAAATTGTGGGCGGAACTGTACCGAAAGAGTACATTTCTCCCGCAGAACAAGGGATGAAAGAAGCCTGTGAATCTGGGATTCTCGCAGGCTACCCCATGATTGACATCAAGGCCACGTTGGTAGATGGTTCCTACCACGATGTTGACTCCTCGGAAATGGCCTTTAAAATTGCGGGCTCTATGGCAATTAAAGAAGGGGTGATGAAAGCGTCACCCGTTCTGTTAGAGCCTATGATGAAGGTTGAGGTAGAAGTTCCCGAGAACTTCCTCGGGGACGTCATGGGCGACCTCAATTCCCGTCGGGGCCAAATCGAAGGAATGGGCTCTGAGCAGGGAATTGCCAAGGTGACTGCTAAAGTTCCATTAGCAGAAATGTTTGGCTATGCCACGGATATCCGGTCTAAAACCCAAGGCCGAGGTATCTTTACGATGGAGTTTAGCCGCTATGAAGAGGTGCCTCGCAACGTGGCTGAACCCATCATCGCCAAGAGTAAAGGGAACGCATAA
- the gltB gene encoding glutamate synthase large subunit — MPNANTQSNSINEFGFLGQPWLVEERDACGVGYLANPQNVPSREIVSMALNALTCLEHRGGCSADRDSGDGAGVMTAIPWQLFEAWLQEHNPNSYSLESIGVGMVFFSQDAVSQQAARQIVEETIAAYDLQLLGWRKVPVRPEVLGVQARENQPHIEQVFVHSPDKTGDELERHLYLTRRAIGSALKAPVNQQSNHPAIIWGQDFYICSFSNRTIVYKGMVRSAVLADFYLDLHDESYTSAFAVYHRRFSTNTLPRWPLAQPMRLLGHNGEINTLLGNINWMMARQVDLQSPLWEEKIEELKPLVNPKNSDSANLDNVMELLVRSGSRASEALMIMVPEAYQNQPALKNRQSIVDFYEYYSGIQEPWDGPALIAYSDGQQVGATLDRNGLRPARYAIARNGLVMVASEAGVVNLPEADIIEKGRLGPGQTLVVDLTTHEVLKNWEVKERIAQKHPYGEWLAQHRQYLQRQTPLTANQLAPEQLLSAQTAFGYTSEDVEMIVEEMAAMGKEPTFCMGDDIPLAVLSQKPRLLYDYFKQRFAQVTNPPIDPLRESLVMSLRMYLGVRGNLLDIKPELAKQLEIDSPVLNEADLQQIESRADAVSLSTLFPLTDSPSELASAVQNLCNQAESAVRNGATLLILSDAPGPNAETTYIPPLVAVGAVHHALIRVGLRSHASLIVNTAQCWSTHHFACLIGYGASAVCPYLALESVRHWHEDGKTQKLMERGKLPQVTLEQSQENYRHAIEAGLLKILSKMGISLLSSYHGAQIFEAVGIGRELLDLAFVGTASQIGGLSVAELASELRAFHEKAFPQPAGKKLPNEGFVQYRPGGEYHMNSPEMSKALHKAVADMKGSGEGYEHYQLYKQYLAERPPTALRDLLDFKSDRPSISIDEVEPVAEILKRFCTGGMSLGALSREAHEVLAVAMNRIGGKSNSGEGGEDPVRFGVLDNVDDQGKSPSLPHLNGLKNGDTASSAIKQVASGRFGVTPEYLMSAKQIEIKMAQGAKPGEGGQLPGKKVSPYIAMLRKSKAGVPLISPPPHHDIYSIEDLAQLIFDLHQINPKAGVSVKLVSEIGIGTIAAGVAKANADIIQISGHDGGTGASPLSSIKHAGSPWELGLAEVQRVLMNNGLRDRVVLRTDGGLKSGWDVLIAALMGAEEFGFGSIAMIAEGCIMARICHTNNCPVGVATQQEKLRARFTGVPEHVVNFFYFIGEEVRQLLAMLGYRSLQEVIGRGDLLTLREAVQLTKTQGLSLDVITKMLPDTRGDRSWLNHGPVHSNGPVLDDDLLADGEITGAIATQSQVSKTLPIVNTDRSVGARLAGEIASRYGNNGFGGQINLTFQGAAGQSFGAFNVSGVTLRLEGEANDYVGKGMTGGTLVVVPPAGATYDPSENAIVGNTCLYGSTGGYLFARGQAGERFAVRNSLGKAVIEGAGDHACEYMTGGVIVVLGQTGRNVGAGMTGGLAYFLDEEGNFDELVNHEIVHVQRVTTPAGEAQLKEMIQMHQEQTGSDKASRILENWTEYLPKFWQVVPPSEADSPEVSAESTVEKVAVKA; from the coding sequence ATGCCCAACGCAAATACTCAATCCAATTCCATCAATGAGTTCGGTTTCCTCGGTCAACCTTGGTTAGTTGAAGAACGAGACGCCTGTGGTGTCGGTTACCTCGCCAATCCCCAAAACGTTCCCAGTCGGGAAATTGTCTCAATGGCACTCAATGCCTTAACCTGTCTCGAACATCGCGGCGGTTGTTCTGCTGATCGGGATTCGGGAGATGGGGCCGGAGTGATGACCGCTATTCCTTGGCAACTCTTCGAGGCTTGGTTACAAGAGCATAACCCGAACTCCTATTCCCTGGAATCCATTGGGGTGGGTATGGTCTTTTTCTCCCAGGACGCGGTGTCGCAACAAGCGGCGCGTCAGATTGTAGAAGAAACGATCGCCGCTTATGATTTGCAACTGTTGGGGTGGCGCAAAGTCCCCGTGCGTCCGGAAGTCCTGGGGGTGCAAGCGCGGGAAAACCAGCCTCATATTGAGCAAGTTTTTGTCCATTCCCCAGACAAGACGGGGGATGAGTTGGAACGCCATCTTTATCTGACTCGCCGCGCCATTGGGTCGGCACTCAAAGCCCCGGTTAATCAACAAAGCAACCACCCGGCAATCATTTGGGGACAAGATTTCTATATTTGTTCTTTTTCTAATCGCACCATTGTCTATAAAGGCATGGTCCGTTCTGCGGTCCTGGCTGACTTTTACCTGGACCTGCACGATGAGTCCTATACCAGCGCTTTTGCCGTTTATCATCGCCGGTTTAGCACCAATACCCTCCCGCGATGGCCCTTGGCTCAACCCATGCGGTTGTTGGGACACAACGGCGAAATTAATACCCTCCTGGGCAATATCAACTGGATGATGGCGCGGCAGGTGGATTTACAGTCGCCGCTGTGGGAGGAAAAGATTGAAGAACTTAAACCCCTCGTCAATCCCAAAAACAGCGATTCGGCTAACCTGGATAACGTCATGGAACTGCTGGTGCGATCGGGTTCTCGTGCCAGCGAAGCCCTGATGATTATGGTCCCGGAAGCCTATCAAAACCAGCCCGCCCTCAAAAATCGGCAGTCTATCGTCGATTTTTATGAATATTACAGCGGCATCCAAGAACCTTGGGATGGACCCGCCCTGATTGCCTATAGTGATGGACAACAAGTCGGGGCCACCCTCGATCGCAACGGCTTACGCCCCGCCCGCTATGCGATCGCCCGCAACGGCTTAGTCATGGTCGCCTCGGAAGCCGGTGTGGTCAATCTTCCCGAAGCCGACATCATCGAAAAAGGTCGCCTGGGTCCCGGTCAAACCCTCGTTGTAGACCTCACCACCCACGAAGTCCTCAAAAACTGGGAAGTCAAAGAACGGATTGCTCAAAAGCATCCCTACGGCGAATGGTTAGCCCAACATCGTCAATATCTCCAGCGCCAAACTCCTCTAACTGCCAATCAACTCGCCCCAGAACAACTCCTGTCCGCCCAAACCGCCTTCGGCTACACCAGCGAAGACGTAGAAATGATTGTCGAAGAAATGGCAGCAATGGGCAAAGAACCCACCTTCTGCATGGGCGATGATATCCCCTTGGCGGTTCTCTCCCAAAAACCTCGCCTGCTTTACGACTATTTCAAACAACGGTTTGCTCAAGTCACCAATCCCCCCATTGACCCCCTGCGGGAAAGCCTGGTGATGTCCCTGCGGATGTATTTGGGAGTCCGAGGCAATCTCCTAGATATCAAGCCCGAACTAGCTAAACAACTAGAAATTGACTCCCCGGTTCTCAATGAAGCTGACTTACAGCAGATTGAATCTCGGGCGGATGCGGTATCTCTGTCTACCCTATTTCCCCTGACCGATAGTCCCTCAGAATTGGCCTCAGCCGTCCAAAACCTCTGCAATCAAGCCGAGTCAGCGGTGCGAAATGGCGCAACCCTGCTGATTCTGAGTGATGCACCGGGACCGAATGCTGAAACCACCTACATTCCTCCATTGGTAGCAGTTGGGGCGGTTCATCATGCCTTGATTCGGGTGGGATTGCGCTCTCATGCTTCTTTAATTGTCAACACCGCCCAATGTTGGAGTACCCATCATTTTGCTTGTTTGATTGGCTATGGCGCATCGGCAGTTTGTCCCTATTTGGCCTTAGAATCCGTGCGTCATTGGCATGAAGATGGCAAAACACAGAAATTGATGGAACGGGGTAAACTGCCTCAAGTTACGTTAGAGCAGTCCCAGGAAAATTACCGTCATGCCATTGAAGCAGGACTGTTGAAAATTCTCTCCAAAATGGGGATTTCCCTCCTGTCGAGTTATCACGGCGCTCAAATTTTTGAGGCAGTCGGGATTGGTCGGGAATTGCTGGATTTGGCCTTTGTGGGTACTGCCTCTCAAATTGGCGGTTTGAGTGTGGCTGAATTAGCCTCAGAACTGCGGGCGTTCCATGAGAAGGCATTCCCCCAACCGGCAGGGAAGAAATTGCCGAATGAAGGGTTTGTGCAGTATCGTCCCGGTGGTGAATATCACATGAACTCCCCGGAAATGTCCAAAGCGCTGCATAAGGCAGTGGCGGATATGAAGGGTTCGGGAGAGGGGTATGAACACTATCAACTCTATAAACAGTATTTAGCCGAACGTCCACCGACAGCCTTGCGGGATTTGTTGGATTTCAAGAGCGATCGCCCTTCGATTTCCATTGATGAAGTCGAACCCGTGGCGGAAATTCTCAAACGGTTCTGCACTGGGGGAATGTCTCTCGGGGCGCTCTCTCGGGAGGCCCATGAGGTGCTCGCAGTCGCCATGAACCGGATTGGCGGTAAATCTAACTCCGGAGAAGGTGGCGAAGACCCGGTGCGGTTTGGTGTCTTGGATAATGTGGATGACCAAGGTAAGTCGCCCTCTTTACCCCATCTGAATGGCTTAAAAAATGGCGATACCGCTTCCTCTGCCATCAAACAGGTAGCCTCTGGTCGCTTTGGGGTGACTCCCGAGTACCTGATGAGTGCCAAGCAAATCGAAATTAAAATGGCGCAAGGGGCCAAACCCGGAGAAGGCGGACAACTGCCTGGGAAAAAGGTCAGTCCCTATATTGCGATGTTGCGGAAATCTAAGGCAGGAGTTCCCCTGATTTCGCCGCCACCGCACCATGATATTTACAGCATTGAGGATTTGGCCCAGTTAATCTTTGACCTGCACCAAATCAATCCCAAAGCTGGGGTTTCGGTGAAATTGGTTTCGGAAATTGGCATTGGCACGATCGCCGCTGGGGTTGCCAAAGCAAATGCCGATATTATCCAGATTTCCGGACATGATGGCGGGACAGGCGCTTCCCCCTTGAGTTCCATTAAACACGCCGGAAGTCCCTGGGAATTGGGATTAGCCGAAGTGCAGCGGGTGTTGATGAACAATGGACTGCGCGATCGCGTTGTCCTCCGCACCGATGGCGGCTTGAAAAGTGGTTGGGATGTCCTAATTGCCGCCTTGATGGGGGCGGAAGAGTTTGGCTTTGGCAGTATCGCCATGATTGCTGAAGGTTGCATCATGGCCCGGATTTGTCATACCAACAATTGTCCCGTGGGAGTTGCCACCCAGCAGGAGAAACTCCGGGCGCGGTTTACCGGGGTCCCTGAGCACGTCGTCAACTTCTTCTATTTCATTGGGGAAGAAGTGCGGCAGTTGTTGGCGATGTTGGGATATCGCTCTTTGCAGGAAGTGATTGGACGCGGAGATTTGCTGACCCTGCGGGAGGCGGTGCAGTTGACCAAGACTCAGGGACTGAGTTTGGATGTGATTACCAAGATGTTGCCCGATACCCGGGGCGATCGCAGTTGGTTAAATCATGGTCCTGTGCATAGCAATGGGCCAGTGTTGGATGATGATTTGCTGGCAGATGGGGAGATTACCGGGGCGATCGCCACTCAATCCCAAGTCTCCAAAACCCTGCCGATTGTCAATACGGACCGTTCCGTTGGGGCGCGTCTGGCGGGAGAAATTGCCTCTCGCTATGGCAATAATGGCTTTGGCGGTCAGATTAATTTGACCTTCCAAGGGGCAGCAGGACAGAGTTTTGGGGCGTTTAATGTCTCCGGAGTGACGCTGCGCCTAGAAGGGGAAGCCAATGATTATGTCGGTAAAGGCATGACTGGCGGAACCTTGGTAGTGGTGCCACCAGCGGGAGCCACCTATGATCCGTCCGAGAATGCGATCGTGGGCAATACCTGCCTCTATGGGTCCACCGGAGGATACCTGTTTGCCCGGGGTCAAGCCGGAGAACGGTTTGCCGTCCGCAACTCCCTGGGTAAAGCGGTGATTGAAGGGGCCGGGGACCATGCCTGTGAATATATGACCGGCGGTGTAATCGTCGTCCTGGGTCAAACGGGCCGGAATGTAGGGGCCGGGATGACTGGCGGATTGGCCTATTTCCTAGATGAAGAGGGCAATTTTGATGAGTTGGTGAATCATGAGATTGTTCATGTCCAACGGGTGACGACTCCTGCCGGGGAGGCGCAACTCAAGGAGATGATTCAGATGCACCAAGAACAGACGGGTAGCGACAAGGCATCTCGGATTCTGGAGAACTGGACGGAGTATTTACCGAAGTTCTGGCAAGTGGTCCCGCCTTCGGAAGCGGACAGTCCCGAGGTATCCGCTGAATCGACTGTTGAGAAGGTGGCTGTGAAGGCATAG
- a CDS encoding adenylate/guanylate cyclase domain-containing protein — MTESQTTPELGNILIVDDKLENIRFLANFLSTQGYLIRKATNGKYALNAAKMLPPDLILLDINMPEMGGYEVCEQLKLDPKTSDVPVIFLSAGNEVEDKLKAFQAGGVDYITKPFQLEEVLARVQTQLNLKTLQQQLKLKNEELQGTITGLKKAQADVEASQSELLALIKSMNELIYVLDAQGQYLKIANTNTKLLSQPAEDILGKTIYDVLPEETAQLLLVEIREALDRKETREVEYSFTLGHTKIEVSASLSPISLNSVLCVVRDISDRKRREEALKLIVEGTASKTGQEFFQACVQYLAEILGIRYAFITECANLQKTRVRMLSFWKDQNFSDNLEYDLTGTPCDEVISNGQYYCYPDNIIAKFPDDADLVDLKARSYAGIPLIDTSGDVIGHIAVLDTHPMIDDETRKLVLKIFAARAGAELERKITDLALQESQEQTENLLLNILPKTIADRLKTDTSAIAEQFEEVTILFSDIVGFTPLSAQMQPTELVNLLNDIFSTFDKFSDKLGLEKIKTIGDAYMVVGGLPVKHPNSAEAIAQMALEMQSSITHLQPRYGPTLQIRIGINTGPVVAGVIGVKKFSYDLWGDAVNVASRMESSGLPGKIQVTETVYERLKNQFLFEQRGPVEVKGRGEMMTYWLVG; from the coding sequence ATGACAGAATCTCAAACCACTCCAGAGCTTGGCAATATTTTAATTGTAGACGACAAGCTAGAAAATATTCGATTTTTAGCGAATTTCTTATCTACTCAAGGCTACTTAATTCGTAAAGCAACCAATGGAAAATATGCGTTAAATGCTGCCAAGATGCTTCCCCCTGACCTGATTCTTTTGGATATTAATATGCCAGAAATGGGAGGATATGAAGTTTGTGAGCAGTTAAAACTTGACCCTAAAACAAGTGATGTTCCTGTCATTTTCTTAAGCGCTGGAAATGAAGTTGAGGATAAACTCAAAGCCTTTCAAGCCGGAGGCGTGGATTACATCACCAAACCCTTTCAACTGGAAGAAGTATTAGCCCGAGTTCAAACCCAACTGAATTTAAAAACCCTCCAACAACAATTAAAACTGAAAAATGAAGAATTGCAGGGAACGATAACGGGCCTCAAAAAAGCTCAAGCGGATGTGGAAGCATCTCAAAGCGAATTACTGGCCCTCATTAAAAGCATGAATGAATTAATTTATGTTTTAGATGCTCAGGGACAGTATCTAAAAATTGCCAACACTAATACCAAGCTCCTTTCCCAACCCGCTGAAGATATCCTGGGTAAAACAATCTATGATGTACTTCCCGAAGAAACCGCTCAGTTATTATTAGTAGAGATTCGAGAAGCGTTAGATCGCAAAGAGACCCGGGAAGTGGAATATAGTTTCACCCTCGGCCACACCAAAATAGAGGTATCCGCAAGTCTTTCCCCCATTTCCTTGAACTCAGTGCTCTGTGTCGTCCGAGATATCAGCGATCGCAAACGCCGAGAAGAAGCCCTAAAACTCATTGTTGAAGGCACTGCCTCCAAAACTGGACAAGAATTTTTCCAGGCTTGCGTTCAATATTTGGCAGAAATTCTAGGAATTCGCTATGCCTTTATCACCGAATGTGCGAACCTGCAAAAAACCCGAGTTCGGATGTTATCGTTTTGGAAAGACCAAAACTTTTCGGACAACTTAGAGTATGATTTAACTGGAACCCCCTGTGATGAAGTGATTAGCAACGGACAATATTATTGCTATCCTGACAACATTATTGCTAAGTTTCCTGATGATGCCGATTTAGTTGATTTAAAAGCGCGAAGTTATGCCGGAATCCCCTTAATTGACACATCGGGGGATGTCATTGGTCATATTGCCGTCTTAGATACCCACCCCATGATCGATGACGAAACCCGCAAGCTCGTCTTGAAAATTTTTGCAGCTAGGGCAGGTGCTGAATTAGAGCGAAAAATAACCGATTTGGCTTTGCAAGAAAGTCAAGAACAAACCGAGAACTTGTTATTAAACATATTACCCAAAACCATTGCAGACCGCTTAAAAACCGATACAAGCGCCATTGCCGAACAATTTGAAGAAGTCACCATTTTATTTTCCGATATTGTCGGATTCACCCCGCTTTCCGCCCAAATGCAACCGACTGAATTAGTCAACTTACTGAATGACATTTTCTCAACCTTTGACAAATTCAGCGACAAACTGGGGTTAGAGAAAATTAAAACCATAGGCGATGCCTATATGGTCGTCGGTGGATTACCCGTTAAACACCCCAATTCTGCCGAGGCGATCGCGCAAATGGCCTTAGAAATGCAATCCAGCATCACCCACCTTCAACCCCGCTATGGCCCCACCCTTCAAATTAGAATCGGCATCAACACCGGGCCCGTTGTCGCTGGCGTAATTGGCGTCAAAAAGTTCAGTTACGACTTATGGGGAGATGCCGTCAATGTCGCCTCGCGCATGGAATCATCTGGCCTCCCCGGCAAAATTCAAGTCACAGAAACGGTTTATGAACGGTTAAAAAATCAGTTCCTCTTCGAGCAACGCGGACCCGTTGAGGTGAAAGGAAGAGGCGAAATGATGACCTACTGGTTAGTGGGATGA